The genome window TCTGACGCCCACTGGATCACAACACCCAATCGGCTTCTCCGCCTTTGGAGCAATGGAAGAGTCATGTACACTCTAAGGTGTGTCCATGGTTAACATTGGGATGGAGCATGAGTGAACATTGTTTGTGCAGCTTAAGTATGTATCCTTGTATTCCTGTCCCTGTCCCATTGTTTTTGTATAAAATTGCACCCGCTGTGTGTCTCAGCACTTGTTTAAACCATTACATCTGATTCACATTTATTTATGTCAGGCACAAtcaaagttcaccccaaaatttcaATTCTGTAATGCGAATGCATCATTTGTCATGTTCTTCCAATTTCATATGACTTCCTTTTTTCCATGGATCAAAAAATTAGAaattttgcagaatgtccaagctgctctttaccatacaatgaaagtctaaTTACATAGAAATTTTAAATTCTAGTAATCTAGTaaaggggcagctgtggctcaagtggtagagtgggttggtagagtgggttggctgctaattgcagggttggcggttcgattcccggcccacacgactccacatgccaaagtgtccttgggcaagacactgaaacccaagttgctcccaatggaaggctattgccttgcatggcaactctgccatcattggtgtgtgtgtgtgtgtgtgtgtgtgtgtgtgtgtgtgtgtgtgtgtgtgtgtgtgtgtgtgtgtgtgtgtgtgtgtgtgtgtgtgtgtgtgtgtgtgtgtgtgtgtgtgtgtgtgtgtgtgtgtgtgtgtgtgtgagagagagagacaatgtaaagtgctttggtaacctctaaggttaaaataatgatatataagtgcagaccatttaccaaaatCAGCTTACAGTTAAGTTAATTACTTCTATGTACATAACTTGGGTAACACTATTTTTGTTGCTGTGACAGCTGAATAACTAATTGAAAGTGAGATAGttctgagtgtatgacttgtgtgacAATGATCAAGGTTGAACTAAATACATCTTTCTGAATTCGGTTAgcaatttgtttttctgttttctgaATCCAAGTGTTTATAAAGCAACTTAAAATTAAAGagattagtaatgtgattattacatttcaataaattaataagtaaAGTAATATGGTTACAATTTTATAGAGGTAATTAGTAATttttagtggattactttttgagtacCTTACCAAACACTGTTCcagacaagaaagaaagtcatattggtttggaacgacattagTTTGAGTAAATTATactacaattttcatttttgggtgaactatccctttaaatcagacTTAGGGTTTCCACTTCAATGTTATATTACAAATATCAAAGCCTGTACAAATACACTTCCTCTAAAATGTCACAgtcaacattatttttgttttgctattGTCTATTATTCTGTTTTTGGTAGGTTGACTATTAATGCGGAATGCTACCTTAAGCTGCATAACTTTCCCATGGATGAACATTCGTGCCCTCTGGAGTTTTCAAGCTGTAGGTGTTAAATTCTTATGTCAATCTGTCACTCAGCCTCAGGCCTGCCCTGAGCGCTGCCGGGCAGCCAGTCCCCCACGCATTGCCTCTGTCAGCCAACCATACATTGCCCATTTTGGCCAACCAAGCCTGAACATTGCAGAAGGTCTACACCAACTACCATTCTCCAACCTTGCAATGAGTGAGAACAGAATACCATCCTTTTTCAGCCCTTTCTGCACCCCTCTGTGTCACCTCTTCATCTGTTAATAGCTTTATGCCTCAGCTTCTCATGTGTCATCATTCCCTGTTCGCAGTGTCAAGGAAAGGGCGACTGTTTGAGCCTCAATGCCATTTTGTCATCATTGTAAACGTATGCAGTGTGGATACCAAAATGGAGGGTCATTTGTAATCTGGTGTGCCTTTGGATGTGCCTTTTTCAATTTACAGATGGGTATCCAAAGAATGAGATCCAGTATAGATGGCAGACTCGTTCTGTTGAGGTTGCTGACCAGCGGTACTGGAGGCTTTACCAATTTGCCTTTGTCGGCCTACGAAATACTTCTGATGTGGCAAGTACTCAGTCTGGTATGGAACGCAAACATATTCATAGAAGCATCATGTCCAGATTTTTGAGCCACgtatttgcaacttttaattgtGTCTTTGATAATTAAGTTGGACAGTTGTTTATTGTAGGTCAGTTTTTGTCTAAATGCTATGGCAGAAATCATGAATTCACATGCCTAAATTTGGTCCAAATCCCTTTTTCTTGGTAAAGGCAAGTCAAACTTTTTGCAGATCATTTGCTTTAAactggaaattctgtcatcatttactcacccttatgttgcttGTACAACTTTTTCTCCAGAGTTATTATCTAAATGTAAAATCTGCTCTTTTGCATTCAATAAAAAGTCATGCTGATCACAGGCTGCCAAGTTCAGTTTACATTTTGCCTGATTTATTCAAAGTAATTTTATAATAGGTTGGGATTTAAACACAGATCCCCAAATTAAAACAATATCCCTAGACTCACACATACAAAATGAGACCcttatttgtttaaaaagtgtTAATGGGATGTTTTATCTTGCCTAAGGCACCAAGTGAGCTTGAACTGCCATTGGTGTCCATAGTAAGTTGCATCGCTACATACTCAATACTGTATATGAAGCACAGCTGAAGCCAAATGTCTTGTGTTACTAGGGGAGTATGTGGTTATGACCATTTTCTTTGACCTGAGCCGGAGAATGGGCTACTTTACCATCCAGACCTACATCCCCTGCAGTATGATTGTAGTTCTGTCCTGGGTCTCTTTCTGGATCAACAAGGATGCTGTGCCAGCCAGAACATCCCTAGGTATTTGACAAGcctcagaatcaaatcaaattgatTTGCATTGATAATAAAAGACCACAGTTATTGTTACTGCAGTTATCTCTTGTTCTCCAACAGCAATAGAAAAGAAATCcactaatacaaatctgttactTTCCAAAATAGGAAAAAATAGAGAGATGGATTACAGCAGTCAGAGAATGAGTGAAAGATGTCCCATTTACTGTCACTCCTTCAGAAACTGTAATTGAAACCCCATTGCAACAATATTGACTAGTTTGGTTGATTTTCTAAATTAGCCCTTTAAGCTaagaaggtgtttttaaagatttcccgtttcagtggcatgcccaaaattaaaggcttataactctacAAAAAACCCAAAGAGGGTAAATTTATTATtatccttaaaaaaaagaagagaacaagaaaataaaaataataattgagccaaaaatttttttcttatttttctgatttgacattatatatctcatggtgtaaataaggtagctctgaaaaacttttgttttgttcccaaccATGTCACATGTAAATTAGTAAatatttgtgttgatacgacaaagcaatcaaaagttttagcattataaatataatttatcctaatGCTGAAAAATGTCTCCAAATGTCCAAAAGCCAAACAAGTAAAACATagtaattgtaaataataattaattacacatgcaaatacaacaacaaAGTTGTTGTATTTGTCATTTCTCGTGCTATCTCTCCAAAGCATGAGTAATGAGATTTAAtttagttccattctgtgtcatttgagccatcattgagtcatGTACTTGGCACTATATCTGCTCCTCTCTGctcatatttggatgacttccacctgtGGTTGCAGCAATCTGAATCATAATACAATTTGTTTAGCATTCCTTGATGCTGGACAACATATTATATCATTTCAGATTAAGTCATCTATTTGAGGAAAGCTTACGTGTTTTTATCCAGATAACACATAATGTGCTGTGTGCACTTTGTTCTTCGTATGGATTATTTAATGATCTATGCATTGCACCCAATTACGTTATATGTAGACTcataatggtatgtgatattttatgttctgtttatttttcgtgaagtttgcTGCTTAAAAGCAATACCTGTTTATAAgtaacatgtacagtatgtcaaaGACCTATACTTAGCTATTgatcactatatttttgtctgtgagtaaaacaaataggctggttgtattctgctctttaagagctttccaattACATATTTGACCAGTTTtatgtttttaccgattacaataatatgaactgtgcaaaattattaataaatcatCAAAACGGAACACCTCTGATTTGTCTGAAAATTTccaagcacttgttcagttttggtcacaaTGCCTATGTGCATTGTATAGCACAGCTTgtaagctttaaaacaataactattttgtgttggtcaaaactagttattaatattttgataattatttttttctcggCGGGCCCACCAGCGGTGATAATATAATACACAGTACAGTGatagaaaaatacattaaataatgtacattaagagaGAGAAAAGTTTTCTTGAATTACCCTGCAAATTAAAGCAGAAATATGTCATTGACCTCTGTGACAAGGGTCCATTGTTCTTTATGAGAATAAATCACACAAGTGCTTgtgataaaagaaaataaatgtttccatagtgatgttaaaatactgtgcATTTTGATTGATTTAGGTATTACAACTGTGCTCACCATGACAACCCTAAGCACCATATCTAGAAAGTCCCTGCCAAAGGTGTCTTATGTGACAGCCATGgatctgtttgtgtctgtctgcttCATCTTCACCTTTGCTGCTCTAATGGAGTATGGGACTCTGCACTACTTCACAAGCAATCGCCAGAACAAGAAGACCAAATCAAGCCATACTCAGGTGAATTAACTTTATTTTGCtgcaagcaataaaaaaaaaagttttttttagtaATGACATATAGAAATGTCCCTATTACATGACATACTATATGACAtactaaaaaatatctaaaaaaattagGTGTCCTGAAATATTACACCTATCTCTGATAGCCCTAGACTCTCTAAGACTTTGAGGCACTTTTGTCAGAAGTTAGTCCATGCGAGAATGCCATTTTGTCAGTGTTGCTTTCGACAACATGAGATGGCATACTGCTGCAGTGCATGTCTAAAATACTagtaatgtttgtgtttttgattGAATCTTTTATGTCAATTAATCGTTTACATTGTTTCAGTCGTGAATTACTCACTCATCACAAATAGACCCTCAACTGTCGCCATAAAATGAAGTAAATATcggaagaaatctgaatgaattaGTGAACGAATCTAAAAGTCTCTTTTTGGTGAACGGATTCAAAAGACTCTATTCACTATATCTCTAATTACAGTGGTATCTTTGAAAGAACAAGGTTTTGAAAAGTTGATGTGCATCTATTTTTAGTGGCTAAGTCTGGCAGAAGATCGAGAACGGCTAAGAGGTTGTTCACAGTGAATATATTTTTGTGTCCATCTGCTCTTATTAAATGAGATGTTTATGtggtatttagtttttttttaactcaacaACATATCCAGACTGAATGGCCCAAAACACTGGTTACATCACCTTTTACACATTTTACAGACTTTCACACGTTTTTGAATGGAACACGCAACAGAtaattaatgggatagttcacccaaaaattaaaattttgccatctcagatgtgtatgactttctttcttctgcagaacacaaagatgttcagctctgttggtccatacaatgcaagtgaatggtgatcaggcctttgcaGCTGCAAAAAGGAgatcataaaatgaatccatacaactccagtggtttaatcaatgtcttctaaagtgacaaaggagttatattttggtctgtttttgcCCAAAACCGATTTGatcgcttcagaatacatggattcaCTGAGAACACTGGAgttttctggattacttttatgctatctTTTTGTGAACAATATACAGTCAGTGGTCTCATAGTGggcaaaagcacataactgttaataagAAAGTGgctgattcgatccccacagccaccaccattgtggccttgagcaaggcactccactccaggttgctctggggggattgtccctgtattatgtgcactgtaagtcgctttggataaaagcatctgccaaatgcataaatgcaaatgtaaatgtcagGGGACACAGAATTCGTTGCTATGGCTCTGATTCCTTTAGTAAGTAAGGGGAAGTAACTTTGCTGTTCCTATGTTTAGAAACCCAGCATGGCGAACAACAGACCAGGGACCTCCCTGCTGCAGCTGAACAACATTGCTACCTATCATGAAGACGACGATTATGCATATGAATGTTTGGACGGGAAAGACTGCGCCAGTTTCTTCTGCTGCTTTGATGATTGTCGCACAGGAGCCTGGCGTGAGAACAGAATGCATGTCCATGTCTCTAAAATTGACTCTTACTCTCGAATATTCTTCCCAACCGCATTTGGCCTCTTTAACCTTGTCTACTGGATTGGGTATCTGTATCTTTAAAGATGTTGGGCGAGCGGGAGAGGGACTTAATTCTAGTAAAATTTGCCAATCCATTTGTAAATTCTCCACTCGCTGTAGCATAAGTCATTGAGAAAAGGGGTGAGACTTTAAAAGTTGGATGTATTAATGCTTAATGTGTCTTTTattgcctgatctcatgaaaagtatGTGACCacggcaacatttttgcaaaatgaaatgatGTTAATGATTACACATATTGCAGGAGTTCTGAGGCGAAATGTCCACTGTATGACGCTAAAAGTAAGTTAAATACTCTCCCAAAGAGATcacgttttaaatcaacaaacatgTTTTCAGTTCCAGCACATTTTGTTAGGGTGAGGGGCATGATGATACAATTTGACCCTTTGTTTCACTTGCATGTTGGAATAATTTGGGAGTGCAAAGCCCACCCCAGCACCCCCCTAAATCTGACCCTGGAAAAAATTCTAGTATTGATTTATTGTAGCTATGACAGAAGTACAGGGTATTATCTCTATGGCTGAAgctaagtattattaatatcagtgaAAAATAGATATGATGATAGCAGCTTCTGATACTAATGTGCCAAGGTAATTAAAACACGCTAATATTgctgtgtagcgaatcagctctatgaaatattaataatcaatcataacttgttataattgattatgaatatttggatcagttaatcgggttaacttgatgtagctacattaacattacaaccaaatactcagTTCATCCcatgaacactcaatattggttattaattaattaattaatagaaatgtacatttccggggcatgggaaatgtctttcttactaagtattaagagcaagtagtcaaaatctatgattagtgactttagatatgagcttgagacacagacaactttacgtgtgacatgaacaagactttattaactagactaaacatttaaactactctaacatacatatacatacatgcatacagtttaccaagggaaagagggctgaagcagaatacaggaaggcaagaagttatagcattgtttgaagttcagcagatcaacagcctgagcaaaccatcatattagttctgacacgccctttttagaaaggggtaaggatacttaatgtatcaaataatgagactaagtttgatatttgcatgtcccatttgaattaaactgtcctgatgcaatttgttgaggctccagttgatctttgatgatgttgtcttgatgagagagaaccagtgggagtcagaggatctttggtgaatggaaagacaaggccgtagcctggcgcatgc of Xyrauchen texanus isolate HMW12.3.18 chromosome 20, RBS_HiC_50CHRs, whole genome shotgun sequence contains these proteins:
- the gabrg1 gene encoding gamma-aminobutyric acid receptor subunit gamma-1, with translation MVVLDRRRRIGAMVWLLPSLLGVCMAFGPSKAEEEDYEDVPINKTWVLSPKVYESDVTLILNKLLQGYDNKLRPDIGVRPTVIETAVYVNSIGPVDPINMEYTIDIFFAQTWYDSRLKFNSSMKVLMLNSNMVGKIWIPDTFFRNSRKSDAHWITTPNRLLRLWSNGRVMYTLRLTINAECYLKLHNFPMDEHSCPLEFSSYGYPKNEIQYRWQTRSVEVADQRYWRLYQFAFVGLRNTSDVASTQSGEYVVMTIFFDLSRRMGYFTIQTYIPCSMIVVLSWVSFWINKDAVPARTSLGITTVLTMTTLSTISRKSLPKVSYVTAMDLFVSVCFIFTFAALMEYGTLHYFTSNRQNKKTKSSHTQKPSMANNRPGTSLLQLNNIATYHEDDDYAYECLDGKDCASFFCCFDDCRTGAWRENRMHVHVSKIDSYSRIFFPTAFGLFNLVYWIGYLYL